The Paenibacillus sp. FSL R7-0204 genome includes a region encoding these proteins:
- a CDS encoding MFS transporter, which yields MNQSSERLWTTSFITLTLCNLLLFIGLQMTLSTLPAYAESALHASPVQVSLVTSLFAFSAIASRLFSARALEKGGRNLLIFLGLAVALSSVAGYYFAGSIFTLLLFRMLFGVGFGMASTAFPTMASDVIPIRRMGEGMGYFGLSTSLAMSAGPLIGLSLLQGPGFGSLLLGTAVALALILPMGFRLAKSLPGGHLEPPAVPAAAAGSSPYRRLLLPCLLNFLLSISYGGLLGFLALYGQEKHLQHIAYFFLFNALAIVVIRPLSGRIYDRYGAPALLIPGSLFIATGLLLLSFASTTAGLFPAALCYGFGFGSMQPALQTWMIQSVEPRQRGLANGMFLNSLDLGVAIGSMLLGAVAMFTSYAVMYRYSILAPLLLLAVYLLVLMMTRQNSKRKAAIQG from the coding sequence TTGAATCAATCATCTGAACGTCTATGGACAACATCCTTCATTACACTCACCCTTTGCAATCTTCTGCTGTTCATAGGACTGCAGATGACCTTATCTACCCTTCCGGCTTATGCGGAAAGTGCCTTGCATGCTTCACCCGTGCAGGTTAGCCTTGTCACCAGCCTGTTCGCCTTCAGCGCGATTGCCTCCCGCCTCTTCTCCGCCAGGGCCTTGGAGAAGGGCGGGCGCAACCTGCTGATCTTCCTTGGTCTTGCCGTTGCCCTCTCTTCGGTGGCGGGCTATTATTTCGCAGGCAGCATCTTCACCCTGCTGCTGTTCCGCATGCTGTTCGGCGTAGGCTTCGGTATGGCCAGCACGGCGTTCCCGACCATGGCCTCTGATGTCATCCCTATCCGCCGGATGGGTGAGGGCATGGGCTATTTCGGATTATCCACCAGCCTCGCCATGTCGGCTGGCCCGCTGATCGGACTCAGCCTGCTGCAAGGACCAGGCTTCGGGTCCCTGCTGCTGGGGACGGCTGTAGCGCTTGCTCTGATCCTGCCGATGGGCTTCCGCCTGGCGAAGTCACTGCCTGGCGGACATCTGGAGCCGCCCGCAGTTCCGGCTGCAGCTGCCGGAAGCAGCCCTTACCGCAGGCTGCTGCTTCCCTGCCTGCTTAACTTTCTCTTATCCATCTCTTATGGCGGTCTGCTCGGCTTCCTGGCTCTCTACGGGCAAGAGAAGCACCTCCAGCATATCGCTTACTTCTTCCTGTTCAATGCTCTAGCCATTGTCGTGATCCGGCCGCTCTCCGGCAGAATCTACGACCGCTATGGTGCGCCTGCCCTGCTCATCCCGGGAAGCCTGTTCATCGCCACGGGGTTGCTGCTGCTATCCTTCGCCTCCACAACGGCAGGCTTGTTCCCGGCCGCTCTATGCTACGGCTTCGGCTTCGGCTCCATGCAGCCTGCGCTCCAGACCTGGATGATTCAGTCTGTCGAGCCGCGCCAGCGCGGGTTAGCCAACGGAATGTTCCTGAACTCGCTGGATCTCGGTGTCGCCATCGGCTCCATGCTGCTTGGCGCTGTCGCCATGTTCACCAGCTATGCCGTGATGTACCGGTACTCGATATTGGCACCTCTCCTGCTGCTCGCTGTCTATCTTCTGGTACTCATGATGACCCGGCAGAATAGTAAGCGTAAAGCTGCAATACAGGGATAG
- the helD gene encoding RNA polymerase recycling motor HelD — protein MDKHDHEWQKEQERVNGITKLLSTHIRLLSEELGLHRTDVVDMRKDFWEEVTVNFSSPDDLGETSTSLRQQAQILNERERHHLQSSKALKKYKKLVVSPYFGRIDFSEAGDAAADTIYLGIGSLMEDNGTFLIYDWRAPISSLYYDGAPGPASYETPGGQITGTMELKRQFVIDNGEIEVMFDTGVTIGDELLQQVLSHSADDRMKSIVATIQKEQNAVIRNDRSRMLVVQGAAGSGKTSAALQRVAYLLYKYREVLQADQMLLFSPNPLFNSYVSTVLPELGEENMQQTTFQMYLEHRLGQEFQLEDVFSQTESLLNAPDGEEAHIRREGIAYKSSVAFLSAIRQYVNLLEHEGMLFKPLMFQGKAVVSKEEMERQFYSYDPGIKLANRIELMTGWLLKKIAAFGAEERSAAWVDEQIELMDNSDYQRAYNQMRRKGGGHNDSFDDYDAERILLARYVVSQRLKPLRGWTKRGRFVDVKALYSRLFEGRELIESLDTSQPLPEAWDEICAQTLAAIRGNELAYEDATPFLYLKELSQGFRTNTLIRHVIVDEVQDYSPFQLEFMRRLFPRAKMTVLGDLNQAIYAQGEVLGDLAGLVSIYGEENTEVISLTRSYRSTYEIVEFTRAMIPGGEKIVPFNRRGEEPLLTLVDSEADLLSSVEQDVLKLHAQGYHYVAVICKTAEESAQVHGELEKRLPVRLVTKETPNFQKGTLVLPAYLAKGVEFDAVIIYDGSAEKYGREHERKLFYTACTRAMHLLHIYSLGQPSPFMPAAVRETVTAGTQEK, from the coding sequence TTGGATAAACATGATCACGAGTGGCAAAAGGAGCAGGAGCGGGTAAACGGCATCACCAAGCTGCTGTCTACCCATATCCGGCTGCTGTCAGAGGAGCTGGGACTCCACCGCACGGATGTCGTGGATATGCGCAAAGACTTCTGGGAAGAGGTCACAGTGAACTTCAGCAGCCCCGACGACCTGGGGGAGACTTCAACCAGTCTGCGGCAGCAGGCACAGATTCTGAACGAACGCGAACGCCATCATCTGCAATCCAGCAAGGCGCTCAAAAAATATAAAAAGCTGGTGGTCTCGCCCTATTTTGGCCGGATTGATTTCTCGGAGGCGGGGGATGCTGCGGCTGACACTATCTATCTGGGCATCGGTTCGCTAATGGAGGATAACGGGACTTTCCTGATCTACGATTGGCGCGCGCCTATCTCCAGTCTGTATTATGATGGGGCACCGGGACCTGCATCCTATGAGACGCCGGGCGGACAGATTACGGGTACCATGGAGCTGAAGCGCCAATTCGTGATTGATAACGGTGAGATTGAAGTCATGTTCGATACGGGCGTCACCATCGGCGATGAACTGCTTCAGCAGGTGCTGAGCCACAGCGCTGATGACCGGATGAAATCAATCGTAGCCACCATCCAGAAGGAGCAGAATGCAGTCATCCGCAATGACAGAAGCCGGATGCTGGTTGTGCAGGGAGCCGCCGGGAGCGGCAAGACATCAGCGGCGCTCCAGCGGGTAGCCTATCTGCTCTACAAGTACCGCGAGGTGCTTCAGGCAGATCAGATGCTGCTCTTCTCGCCGAACCCCTTGTTCAACAGCTATGTATCCACTGTGCTGCCGGAGCTGGGGGAAGAGAATATGCAGCAGACCACCTTCCAGATGTACCTGGAGCACCGGCTGGGCCAGGAATTTCAGCTGGAGGATGTGTTCAGCCAGACGGAGAGTCTGCTGAATGCCCCGGACGGGGAGGAAGCCCATATCCGCCGGGAAGGCATTGCTTATAAATCATCGGTTGCCTTCCTTAGCGCCATCCGGCAATATGTGAATCTGCTGGAGCATGAAGGCATGCTGTTCAAGCCATTGATGTTCCAAGGGAAGGCCGTTGTCTCTAAGGAAGAGATGGAGCGCCAGTTCTACAGCTATGACCCGGGCATCAAGCTGGCGAACCGGATTGAACTGATGACGGGCTGGCTGCTCAAAAAAATTGCGGCCTTCGGCGCAGAAGAGCGGAGTGCGGCATGGGTAGACGAGCAGATTGAGCTGATGGACAACAGCGATTATCAGCGGGCCTACAACCAGATGCGCCGCAAGGGCGGAGGGCATAACGACAGCTTCGATGATTATGACGCGGAGCGAATTCTGCTCGCTCGCTACGTAGTCAGCCAGCGCCTCAAACCGCTGCGCGGCTGGACCAAGCGCGGACGCTTCGTGGATGTGAAGGCGCTATACAGCCGCTTATTCGAGGGTCGTGAGCTGATAGAGAGCCTGGATACAAGCCAGCCGCTGCCCGAAGCCTGGGATGAGATCTGCGCGCAGACGCTGGCTGCGATCAGGGGCAATGAGCTGGCCTATGAGGATGCGACGCCGTTCCTGTATTTGAAGGAGCTTAGTCAGGGCTTCCGGACGAACACCCTGATCCGTCATGTCATTGTCGATGAGGTGCAGGATTACTCGCCGTTCCAGCTGGAATTCATGCGCCGACTGTTTCCCCGGGCCAAAATGACCGTGCTGGGCGACCTGAACCAGGCGATCTATGCCCAAGGCGAGGTGCTGGGAGATCTGGCCGGGCTGGTGAGCATCTACGGCGAAGAGAACACCGAGGTGATCTCCTTGACCCGCAGCTATCGGTCTACCTATGAGATTGTTGAATTCACGCGGGCGATGATTCCCGGCGGCGAGAAGATCGTACCCTTTAACCGCCGGGGGGAGGAGCCGCTCCTGACGCTGGTGGACAGTGAAGCGGATCTGCTCTCCTCTGTGGAACAGGATGTGCTTAAGCTTCATGCTCAGGGCTATCATTATGTGGCCGTGATCTGCAAGACCGCAGAAGAGAGCGCACAGGTGCACGGTGAACTGGAGAAGCGGCTGCCGGTGCGGCTGGTCACGAAGGAAACACCTAATTTTCAAAAAGGGACGCTGGTGCTTCCGGCCTACCTTGCCAAGGGCGTCGAGTTCGATGCTGTAATCATCTATGACGGTTCCGCTGAGAAATACGGGCGTGAACATGAACGTAAGCTGTTCTATACCGCCTGTACGCGGGCCATGCATCTGCTTCACATCTACAGTCTGGGACAGCCAAGCCCATTCATGCCTGCTGCAGTGCGTGAAACGGTTACGGCTGGTACGCAGGAGAAGTGA
- a CDS encoding FUSC family protein has translation MAFGARILKTGMAVTLALYLSVLFNFASPVGAAIAAIFAMQPSIYRSWRYFLDQIQTSTMGAVIALLGGMLLSNEPIAVGLVCILVIMISMKMNRADTIGLTLVTVISVMEASGQWQFALTRFLLTLTGILSAFIINISVFPPQPRKQYIQQIENVFTSLSLLLRTAVSHEMKESVFRDEKNGLEGSIKALADKYALFEEEQKQLRRAKYSQTRQMVVYKNLLNSLQKGYQVLESIDRHYFQAERTEHTDELFDHHLEQLIKYHEYILLKFEDKLKPGANDSEPLAEDNDRFLKSAINGYDPQKSGQLRLSVVAAAIYDYGYQLERLDKVADQIHRMNADDKESAVLSEKI, from the coding sequence TTGGCTTTCGGTGCCCGCATACTCAAAACAGGAATGGCCGTAACGCTTGCCCTTTATCTGTCCGTTCTATTCAACTTCGCCTCTCCTGTCGGTGCGGCTATTGCGGCAATCTTTGCTATGCAGCCCTCCATATACAGATCATGGCGGTATTTCCTCGATCAGATCCAGACCAGCACGATGGGGGCGGTGATAGCGCTGCTTGGCGGAATGCTGCTCTCCAATGAACCGATTGCGGTTGGACTGGTATGCATCCTGGTGATTATGATCAGCATGAAAATGAACCGCGCCGACACCATCGGCCTGACGCTGGTCACAGTCATCTCCGTCATGGAGGCTTCCGGCCAGTGGCAGTTCGCGTTAACCCGGTTCCTGCTGACCCTGACCGGGATTTTGTCGGCTTTTATTATCAATATCTCTGTATTTCCGCCCCAGCCGCGCAAGCAGTACATCCAGCAGATCGAGAATGTGTTCACCAGCCTGTCGCTGCTGCTGCGGACGGCGGTGTCGCATGAGATGAAGGAAAGTGTCTTCCGGGATGAGAAGAACGGTCTGGAGGGCTCAATTAAAGCGCTGGCTGACAAGTACGCGTTGTTCGAGGAAGAGCAGAAGCAGCTCCGCCGGGCTAAATACAGCCAGACGAGGCAGATGGTAGTCTACAAAAACCTGCTGAATTCCCTGCAAAAGGGCTATCAGGTGCTTGAGTCAATTGACCGGCATTATTTCCAGGCAGAACGGACGGAGCATACAGATGAGCTGTTCGACCATCATCTGGAGCAGCTGATCAAGTATCATGAATATATCCTGCTGAAATTCGAGGATAAGCTGAAGCCCGGGGCCAATGATTCGGAACCGCTGGCGGAGGACAATGACCGCTTCCTGAAATCCGCCATCAACGGATATGATCCGCAGAAGTCCGGGCAGCTCCGGCTGTCGGTGGTGGCAGCGGCCATCTATGACTACGGCTATCAGCTGGAGCGTCTGGATAAGGTGGCGGACCAAATCCACCGGATGAACGCAGACGACAAGGAAAGTGCAGTGCTGAGCGAGAAAATCTAG
- a CDS encoding phosphatase PAP2 family protein, translating into MLYYHYWSRGFRRFIWFLLAFILIALLVKLGGAQGFDHVVIRFVQSMESPPLTALAKGLSLVGSSKLAIGISLLTMLILFFALKHRLELALFLWVGLGSQLLNTLLKLWFHRERPTIHRLIEQTGYSFPSGHSMAAFSLYGVIAYLLWRHMHNRSERFLLILFTVLMTGGIGWSRIYLGVHYPSDVIGGYAASGAWLMLSAACFEAYRNYKANPHHTKNARK; encoded by the coding sequence ATGCTATATTATCATTACTGGTCCCGCGGATTCCGGCGGTTTATATGGTTTTTGCTGGCTTTTATCCTGATCGCATTACTGGTTAAGCTGGGCGGAGCCCAGGGCTTCGACCATGTGGTGATCCGGTTCGTGCAATCGATGGAATCTCCGCCGCTGACGGCGCTGGCCAAAGGCTTATCTCTGGTCGGGTCCTCGAAGCTGGCGATCGGGATCTCTCTGCTGACTATGCTCATCTTGTTCTTCGCGCTGAAGCACCGGCTGGAGCTTGCCTTGTTCCTGTGGGTGGGCCTCGGCTCCCAATTGTTGAACACGCTCTTGAAGCTGTGGTTCCACCGGGAGCGTCCCACCATTCACAGGCTGATTGAGCAGACAGGCTACAGCTTCCCCAGCGGACATTCAATGGCGGCCTTCTCGTTATACGGGGTCATTGCCTACCTGCTGTGGCGGCATATGCACAACCGGAGCGAGCGGTTCCTGCTGATACTGTTCACTGTTCTGATGACCGGGGGAATCGGCTGGAGCCGGATTTATCTGGGGGTGCATTATCCGAGTGATGTGATCGGCGGCTATGCCGCGAGCGGAGCCTGGCTGATGCTGTCGGCGGCCTGCTTCGAGGCTTACCGGAATTACAAAGCGAATCCGCATCACACAAAGAATGCCCGGAAGTAG
- the hfq gene encoding RNA chaperone Hfq, producing MESLKLQERLLNQCISTKMPVTIFTTNGVKMQGLVTSYDAYTITLQGQGDGRQNVLFKSAVSTVVPLKPVSLK from the coding sequence GTGGAAAGTCTAAAATTGCAGGAACGTTTGTTGAACCAGTGCATCTCAACAAAGATGCCTGTGACGATCTTTACAACCAACGGAGTCAAAATGCAGGGACTGGTAACCTCTTATGACGCTTATACGATCACCTTGCAGGGTCAGGGTGACGGGAGACAGAACGTACTCTTCAAATCGGCAGTCTCCACCGTGGTGCCGCTGAAGCCCGTCTCACTCAAATAA
- a CDS encoding lactonase family protein, translating to MNEKTKLLLFTGSYATAEESGIQVFAFDGEAGGTLERLDTAEGLTNPTFVNVDPSGRKLYAIGEKPNGTGGKEGEVITFAIDPETGKLTELQRIQTMPSEGKGQSTTCNINRDARNEHLVVCSYHGGSVGLLTLDKGGLPVALTDIAQHTGHGGTPGQDRPHPHSAIFSPDGRYLFVSDLGLDLIRSYRIDAEARTLEAIRDTPLHAGAGPRHFVFHPDGKSAYVINELDSTVTSFLYDAAAGTLKTAATVSTLPEGYEAGRNSCAEITFSKDGKYLYGSNRGHDSIVQYAVNPQTAGLTLVEHVSTRGGHPRHFTVTPDGAYLIVANRDGNNLVVFSLDEGSGRLSFTGNTAELSKPVCVMPAVFPA from the coding sequence ATGAACGAGAAGACGAAGCTGCTGTTATTTACCGGTTCATATGCCACCGCAGAAGAGAGCGGAATCCAGGTGTTTGCCTTTGACGGTGAAGCCGGAGGCACGCTGGAGCGGCTGGATACCGCAGAAGGCCTGACGAATCCTACGTTCGTCAATGTGGACCCTTCCGGGCGGAAGCTGTATGCCATAGGGGAGAAGCCGAACGGTACGGGCGGTAAGGAAGGGGAGGTTATAACCTTCGCTATCGATCCTGAGACAGGCAAGCTGACCGAATTGCAGCGGATTCAGACTATGCCTTCCGAAGGCAAAGGCCAGAGCACGACCTGTAACATTAACCGGGACGCGAGGAATGAACATCTGGTCGTGTGCAGCTATCACGGGGGATCGGTCGGACTCCTCACGCTGGACAAGGGCGGACTGCCTGTGGCATTGACGGATATCGCTCAGCATACAGGACATGGCGGGACTCCGGGTCAAGACCGTCCCCACCCCCATTCTGCCATCTTCAGCCCTGACGGACGCTACCTGTTCGTCTCTGATCTGGGACTGGATCTGATCCGCAGCTACCGGATAGATGCAGAGGCGAGAACGCTGGAAGCGATTAGAGACACCCCGCTGCATGCCGGGGCTGGACCACGGCATTTCGTATTTCATCCAGACGGGAAGTCCGCTTATGTCATTAATGAGCTGGACAGCACGGTGACATCATTCCTGTATGATGCTGCGGCAGGAACCCTGAAGACGGCTGCTACTGTATCCACACTGCCTGAAGGCTATGAAGCCGGCCGGAACAGCTGTGCAGAGATCACTTTCTCCAAGGATGGCAAATATCTGTACGGCTCGAACCGCGGACATGACAGCATCGTACAGTATGCTGTGAATCCGCAGACGGCCGGGCTGACCCTGGTAGAGCATGTATCCACCAGAGGCGGACATCCCCGTCACTTCACGGTTACACCGGACGGTGCCTATCTGATTGTTGCCAACCGGGACGGCAATAATCTGGTTGTCTTCTCCCTGGACGAAGGCAGCGGCCGCCTGAGCTTCACCGGCAACACAGCTGAGCTGTCGAAGCCGGTGTGCGTGATGCCGGCGGTTTTCCCCGCGTAG
- a CDS encoding LytTR family transcriptional regulator DNA-binding domain-containing protein — translation MSSLLEARNVYEDFEVETDILFFKVGDHDLVIFHGRNYNIKKRMTAEQLNRLLSSNSYYHVYGGCYVNLNKISSIEDDCIYFGEMGLYAKSVRVPRRKQENIRHLLKGLSS, via the coding sequence ATGAGCAGCCTGCTGGAAGCCAGAAATGTATATGAGGACTTCGAGGTGGAGACAGACATTCTGTTCTTTAAGGTCGGGGACCATGACCTGGTCATTTTTCACGGCAGAAACTACAATATTAAAAAGAGAATGACTGCCGAGCAACTGAACCGCTTATTGTCGAGCAACAGCTATTATCATGTGTACGGGGGCTGCTACGTGAACCTGAACAAGATCAGCTCCATCGAGGATGACTGCATCTACTTTGGTGAGATGGGCCTCTATGCCAAGTCTGTACGGGTTCCAAGACGTAAGCAGGAGAACATCCGCCATTTGCTTAAGGGACTGAGCTCCTAA
- a CDS encoding peptidylprolyl isomerase: protein MDKKDFNENEKLENGITPEENDASVITPEEVIEPAGTAPVPQEPVRTAPRVEESVPVMNKVGGGGTPPSSPAPSGGGKGWMIASLVLAAALIVVLIVQPFKKDDSKVAVASVNGTDITKAQLYDKLVEAGGESTLQNLITTTLVGQEAKKANIKVTDADINEEIENLKTQFGGEEALNNALQQSSMTIEDLKKQMPLQVEIRKLVEPKVKITDEEISKYFEENKAKYNQEEEVRASHILVKTKEEADAIVKQLKEGGDFAALAKEKSADTGSKDKGGDLGFFKRGDMVAEFSDAAFKLKVGETSGAVKSEYGYHIIKVTDHKDAKEYTLAEKKEEIKKTLMSQKVSEMSATWLADLNKNAKITNTLTDKPDASATPAASEAPAAATEAPATK from the coding sequence ATGGACAAAAAAGATTTCAATGAAAATGAAAAGCTAGAAAACGGCATTACGCCGGAAGAGAACGACGCTTCTGTGATTACTCCGGAAGAAGTTATTGAACCTGCCGGAACAGCCCCTGTACCGCAGGAACCTGTACGAACAGCTCCAAGAGTTGAAGAAAGCGTTCCCGTGATGAACAAAGTCGGCGGCGGAGGTACTCCTCCTTCCTCACCTGCTCCATCCGGCGGCGGCAAAGGCTGGATGATTGCATCGCTCGTCCTGGCAGCAGCGCTAATCGTAGTGCTGATTGTACAACCATTCAAGAAGGATGACAGCAAAGTTGCAGTTGCTTCCGTGAACGGAACAGACATCACCAAAGCGCAGCTGTATGATAAATTGGTTGAAGCCGGCGGGGAATCCACCCTGCAAAACCTGATTACCACCACGCTGGTGGGCCAGGAAGCCAAGAAAGCCAACATTAAGGTTACCGATGCCGACATCAACGAAGAAATCGAGAACCTCAAGACCCAGTTCGGCGGCGAGGAAGCTCTGAATAACGCCTTGCAGCAGAGCTCGATGACCATCGAGGACCTGAAGAAGCAAATGCCGCTCCAGGTTGAAATCCGCAAGCTGGTAGAACCGAAGGTAAAGATTACCGATGAGGAAATCTCCAAATATTTCGAAGAAAACAAAGCGAAATACAATCAGGAAGAGGAAGTTCGCGCTTCCCACATCCTGGTGAAGACCAAGGAAGAAGCCGACGCCATTGTGAAGCAGCTCAAAGAAGGCGGAGACTTCGCCGCACTGGCCAAGGAAAAATCTGCTGACACCGGCTCGAAGGACAAAGGCGGCGATCTTGGCTTCTTCAAACGCGGAGACATGGTTGCTGAATTCTCCGATGCTGCCTTCAAGCTGAAGGTTGGCGAAACCAGCGGCGCAGTGAAATCCGAGTACGGCTACCATATCATTAAGGTGACGGACCACAAGGACGCCAAAGAGTATACACTTGCTGAGAAGAAGGAAGAAATCAAGAAAACCCTGATGTCACAGAAGGTATCCGAGATGTCTGCTACGTGGCTGGCTGATCTGAACAAGAATGCCAAGATCACCAATACGTTGACCGACAAACCGGATGCATCCGCTACTCCGGCAGCCAGTGAAGCTCCTGCTGCGGCAACGGAAGCTCCTGCTACGAAATAA
- a CDS encoding IS3 family transposase, producing the protein MDAVPSSKKFTVIKEMLHKKYNLTLLCNLAGVSRSGFYKWLNRQTFVSLKQREDEALKLKIVECFEKLKGIYGYRRVKVWLKRTYAIHVNHKRVQRLMGELGLQAVIRRKRPYYGKKEAYVISDNHLNRECTADQPNQKWVTDITYLIFNGQRLYLSAIKDLFNNEIVAYQISPKNDLKLVFDTVKKARKRRDTEGVLLHSDQGFQYTSRQYSSLLKRYGIKASMSRKGNCWDNACMENFFGHFKAECFYLHSFHSAKQVKHAVQQYIHFYNHARFQTKLNNLSPHEYRTQAA; encoded by the coding sequence ATGGACGCTGTCCCAAGCAGCAAAAAGTTTACAGTGATTAAGGAAATGCTTCATAAGAAATACAACCTTACCCTGCTGTGCAACCTGGCTGGGGTATCTAGGAGTGGCTTTTACAAGTGGTTGAATCGACAAACGTTCGTTTCACTGAAGCAACGCGAAGACGAAGCCTTGAAGCTTAAAATCGTCGAATGCTTTGAGAAGCTAAAAGGTATTTATGGATACCGCAGGGTGAAGGTTTGGCTAAAGCGTACCTACGCCATCCACGTGAATCACAAGCGTGTACAGCGACTCATGGGCGAACTAGGACTTCAAGCAGTCATTCGGAGGAAAAGGCCTTATTACGGCAAGAAAGAGGCTTACGTCATCTCTGACAACCATCTGAATAGAGAGTGTACAGCAGACCAGCCGAACCAAAAGTGGGTTACGGATATCACTTATCTAATCTTCAACGGGCAAAGGCTGTATTTGTCTGCGATTAAAGATCTGTTTAACAATGAAATTGTAGCGTACCAGATTAGCCCTAAGAATGATTTAAAACTGGTATTTGATACGGTCAAAAAGGCGAGAAAACGGCGTGATACTGAAGGGGTTCTTTTGCACAGCGACCAAGGATTTCAGTATACTAGCCGCCAATACAGCAGCCTACTGAAGCGATACGGTATAAAGGCCAGTATGTCCCGAAAGGGAAACTGCTGGGACAATGCCTGTATGGAGAACTTCTTTGGTCATTTTAAAGCCGAGTGTTTCTACCTCCACTCCTTCCACTCTGCTAAGCAGGTGAAGCATGCTGTGCAGCAATACATCCATTTTTACAACCATGCACGTTTCCAAACGAAACTAAACAACCTGAGTCCTCATGAATACCGAACTCAGGCTGCTTAA
- a CDS encoding transposase encodes MGEMRKTYDEKFKKKTVDLYLKKGLGYKSVALEMGINDSLVRRWVKHFKVEGLKGLEEKRGKAKGPGMGRPRTRPEDPETKIKRLEAENEMLKKLLQM; translated from the coding sequence ATGGGTGAAATGAGGAAAACGTACGATGAGAAGTTTAAGAAAAAGACAGTAGACCTCTACCTCAAAAAGGGGTTGGGATATAAAAGTGTAGCACTTGAAATGGGGATTAACGATTCCTTGGTTCGCCGATGGGTGAAGCACTTTAAGGTAGAGGGATTAAAGGGTCTTGAAGAAAAAAGAGGGAAGGCGAAAGGACCCGGAATGGGCAGACCCCGAACACGTCCCGAAGATCCAGAGACCAAGATCAAGCGCCTTGAGGCGGAAAATGAAATGCTAAAAAAGCTCTTACAGATGTGA
- a CDS encoding DUF2188 domain-containing protein: MPWDKDNYPDSLKNFMAPVRNKAVEIANALLEEGYEEGRAIAIATEQAKEWGENRDKQIRKKGH, translated from the coding sequence ATGCCATGGGATAAAGATAACTACCCGGATTCACTGAAGAACTTCATGGCCCCCGTTCGCAACAAAGCGGTGGAGATCGCCAACGCCCTGCTGGAAGAAGGCTACGAGGAGGGGCGGGCGATAGCTATTGCCACCGAACAGGCCAAAGAGTGGGGCGAGAACCGTGATAAGCAGATCCGCAAAAAAGGGCATTAG
- a CDS encoding nitroreductase family protein, translating to MSKTFFEAVKGRRSIYAISKESPISDEQIQKIVEEAVLHSPTSFNSQSSRAVVLLGEQHDKLWDITAETLRKIVPTEQFEGTAQKLSSFKAGYGTVLFYEDQAVVKHLQENFALYAENFPIWSNQSSGILQYVVWTAFAEEGLGASLQHYNPLIDDEVKETFGIAADWKLIAQMPFGNILTPPGEKEFQPIEERVKVIK from the coding sequence ATGTCTAAGACTTTTTTTGAAGCGGTGAAAGGCAGACGTTCCATATACGCCATCAGTAAAGAATCCCCAATCTCTGATGAACAAATTCAGAAGATTGTAGAAGAGGCTGTTCTACATAGCCCAACTTCCTTCAACTCGCAAAGCTCCAGAGCTGTAGTATTGCTGGGCGAACAACATGATAAGCTGTGGGATATTACAGCAGAAACTTTGCGTAAGATCGTTCCTACTGAACAATTCGAAGGTACAGCTCAGAAGCTGTCCTCTTTCAAAGCCGGCTACGGCACTGTGCTCTTCTATGAAGATCAGGCAGTGGTGAAGCACCTGCAGGAGAACTTTGCACTGTATGCTGAGAACTTCCCGATCTGGTCCAACCAGTCCTCCGGGATTCTGCAATACGTAGTATGGACTGCCTTCGCCGAAGAAGGTCTGGGAGCCTCCCTTCAGCACTATAACCCGCTGATCGACGATGAAGTGAAGGAGACCTTCGGTATTGCTGCGGACTGGAAGCTGATTGCCCAAATGCCATTCGGTAACATCCTGACTCCTCCAGGCGAGAAGGAATTCCAGCCGATTGAAGAACGCGTGAAGGTAATTAAGTAA